A DNA window from Aquarana catesbeiana isolate 2022-GZ linkage group LG01, ASM4218655v1, whole genome shotgun sequence contains the following coding sequences:
- the ABHD8 gene encoding protein ABHD8, producing the protein MLTSIAERIMYCLTGKIPNSVGPADISETGDGYDFLEVKPGRVLRVRHILPSRPGGGQIEEVEEVKNSGKGLIHCKRRITVYRNGQLVIENLGATLRSEILHCRNGNTEQAGTLEVELSDYTSTGNDGGGGKESDVPSGRRRKRKPKKVVLVDCQRRVSSCKGTHSDVVLFFIHGVGGSLDIWKEQLDFFSKLGYEVVAPDLVGHGSSAAPQIGAAYTFYALAEDMRCVFKRYGKKKNILVGHSYGVSFCTFLAHEYPDLVHKVVMINGGGPTALEPSLCSIFNMPTCVLHCLSPCLAWSFLKAGFARQGAKEKQLLREGNAFNVSSFVLRAMMSGQYWPEGDEVYHAELTVPVLLVHGMHDKFVPLEEDQRMAEILLITFLKVIEEGSHMVMLECPETVNTLLHEFFLWEPELQNSSVEEVVTQDVVNE; encoded by the exons ATGTTGACCAGCATAGCAGAACGTATAATGTACTGCCTCACAGGCAAAATACCAAATTCTGTAGGCCCAGCAGATATATCAGAGACAGGCGATGGTTACGATTTTCTGGAGGTGAAGCCAGGTCGTGTTTTACGAGTACGACACATCTTGCCTTCTCGCCCTGGAGGTGGACAGATAGAGGAAGTAGAAGAAGTGAAGAACTCAGGAAAAGGCCTAATTCACTGCAAGAGGAGGATAACTGTCTATCGTAATGGTCAGCTAGTGATAGAAAATCTTGGTGCCACCCTTCGTTCTGAAATCTTACATTGCCGCAATGGGAACACAGAGCAAGCTGGAACATTGGAAGTGGAGCTTTCAGATTACACTAGTACAGGCAATGATGGTGGAGGAGGAAAAGAGAGTGATGTACCTTCTGGCAGACGCAGAAAACGCAAGCCAAAGAAAGTTGTGCTGGTTGATTGCCAAAGACGAGTCAGCAGCTGTAAGGGCACACATTCTGATGTAGTCCTGTTCTTCATTCATGGTGTTGGTGGATCTCTTGATATATGGAAAGAACAACTTGATTTCTTCTCTAAACTTGGCTATGAGGTAGTAGCTCCAGATTTGGTGGGACATGGATCTAGTGCAGCTCCACAAATTGGGGCAGCTTACACCTTTTATGCTCTAGCAGAGGATATGAGATGTGTGTTCAAGCGTTACGGCAAGAAAAAGAACATTTTAGTTGGACATTCATATGG GGTCTCCTTCTGTACCTTTCTGGCCCATGAGTATCCTGACTTAGTCCACAAGGTGGTTATGATTAATGGTGGTGGACCCACAGCCCTTGAACCCAGCCTCTGCTCCATCTTTAATATGCCTACCTGTGTGTTGCACTGTTTGTCTCCTTGCCTGGCGTGGAGCTTCCTCAA GGCTGGATTTGCTAGACAAGGTGCCAAAGAGAAACAGCTCTTACGAGAGGGCAATGCCTTCAACGTGTCATCCTTCGTGCTACGAGCCATGATGAGTGGCCAGTACTGGCCAGAAGGTGATGAGGTGTATCACGCAGAGTTAACAGTTCCTGTGCTGCTTGTGCATGGAATGCATGACAAATTTGTTCCCCTAGAAGAAGACCAACGGATGGCAGAG ATCCTACTAATCACATTTCTAAAGGTGATAGAAGAAGGCAGTCACATGGTCATGCTGGAGTGCCCAGAAACTGTTAACACTTTACTTCATGAGTTCTTCTTATGGGAGCCAGAGCTGCAGAACTCAAGTGTAGAGGAAGTTGTAACACAGGACGTTGTGAATGAATGA